The stretch of DNA ATTTCAATAGCCATATAGAAAAAGCTTTAgactatgtttgaaaaaaaaaatgataaatctttataaacaagtgaaattttatgttttggaaattcttcaaatttttttgcataactattgtgctttcgtttctaactgaatactattttggTCTTTATActaattgttatttttcttttctgggtgaatcacatcaaagcggggtgttttgagttctttcagttaaaatagaaaacgaatgaaagtagcgattttttctctcaattattactgacccaggcaacgccgggtatttttgctagtatattgATGTTTGTCATGTGTTAGATATTGCTCATGCTGCCCTTTGGATGCAATGCATTGCTAACTAAAGAAATTCCTCTTAACATTTGATGTTCAAGAATGAAAGCTTGAAAACTTTTTCTGCTGTGCAGTGGCAcctttttgtacatttttcataTTGCATGAACAATATCTCCACTttattgtaaaacaaaatatttcttatgttcttcaaaaaatatccTCTAAGAATGGAGTTTCATTACAGCAAACTTCTTTAAGTGTAGACGATTAATACTTACACTGTCTTTTAATCTAAAAATAACTAACTTATGTAAGAAAGGCATGCCAACAATTAGGGAATCCAGGAGGGACAATTGACTTGTGGTTTTGAACAATTAGTGAATTTTCATATAAATATGAaggatttgttcattttttttaatgtaaaatacatTGAGTATAAACCCTTAAACAATCGAAAAAGTTGAAATGGCGGGTCTGAATAAAGGTCCTAAAGCAGTCTTGGATAAACAGTCTCACTTCCAAAATCATAATTAACATTCAAATCTACACCCTGTTACTGTTAAAAAGAAATGCTTGAGTGTGTATGAACTTCTCAACTTTGTGCGATTTTAGGGCTTCAAAATTGCTACTGTATGAATAAGACAGTCCTCTGCAATTTGAGAcaaatttttaatgctttctagaaaatatacaaagcCTCAAAAGAAATTATTATGAAcatttatttagtaaatttgaagttaaatacaGTCAATTTCCGATAGCTCGAATCTAAAGGAAaagacgaaaaacttcgactaaTCGGAAATTCGACTTACTGctagtttcagtttttgaaattttaatattacaaAACAATGATTATTTTAATCAATATGTACATATATCAGACAAAATtaaagaacttaaaagtttttaagtacaatgtgcacagtttaatcaaaaacattgagagcaaaaaatcaaaagcatggtttttgTATGTTGATACTTCTGAAACCACTCAAATaaagctgattctacttcaggaaaggtggacatcttcattcgtttcaaattcggattcatggattctaccgatttagaagtttttctttttcttttaatatcattggcAGATTATTTGCTTTGAGATCTTTAATAGTAAACAAAATTCACTCTGTCTCtaaggaacttatcagcaaatgatcgaactgaagaatgaaggggaacgcatcttaacttagtTCAGCCGTTAAATGAAGGTACAATCAattgacttgacagcttaaaagcaaattctttgtCCAGCAACATATCAAAGTGTAAACAGGAAAACAAAAGAAatcaagctaactcatttccgcgCGTGTAACTCCTTTATTGCACATTGGCTtaacaggtgctcttcttgctttagaggtctattgtgcaggaattgcaagtgaaggtgaattaatttttctctcatagtcacttgtcttttgttttttttttaagttctttcgAAATTAATTTTGAGTCGTTATTGAAAAAACTTCTAGTTAAAGGATGTTAACTTCATGATACGgagaataattagaatggaattaaagacaaaggagttgggacttgataaaaactttgagttttagtaatattcgagttattatGAATTGGCTGTATGTGGGATCAaagatatttagaaaaaaaaacacatcaatcaaacaatatacctctacaaatttaaaaaaaaaaatcttaccatcCAAGCTGTAACAAAATCGCCCACCCATGTGCCACAAGCAGCAGCTTTCATAAAATTAGCATTAGTTATGCCCATATGTAAATTGATGCGATATATGTCAAACTGTGGATGTCCTGCTTGCAAGAACCAGTTATAAATCTTGGAGAACATATAGATGAACATCAAAGAAGTTAAAAACATAATCATCCATGTTCCTTGTTCATCTCGAAACATTTTTAGTCTGAAGAAACGATCTAAAAAAATTTAgatgcatttattatttatttaaaaagaacaacatACACATAAAATTGATAAATACATGAGATAAATTGATCATAAtggtagaaaaatttaattttaaaatccagaaaattTACTTACATGCACATTATGTGcacatgggcacccatatgcaaaatttcaagagagggctcagatattttcctcgtGGAAACTGATTTAAGTACAGATTAGAGCTattaaaagttgacatttttaacaacttaATCATTTATGGCtggataagaaatatttttacattttttcaaagaaaaaagtattaaaagcaaggaagttctaatttctaagggaagGGGATGAGTCCCCATATGGGCGTCTGTGTATGTGTAATTAAAACACACACATAATAGATTCATTATGAGAAAATGTTCTTTCCTTCTAACTGAACATCTCTTTGttgcttgttaaaaaaaaatttctcggttgtttgaaaattttgagtcaataACATGCCAAACTATCCAAGGCCATTTAAATTAAACTTCtttgattcattactgaaaaGTGCACTCAACTTTTCCTGTGTACCAATTTTGGCTCACTTACCACGAGTGTCtttatattattttgtaaaatttgctgAATATTTTGTGGAAATTGAGCAATCAGCTAGCCCTGGAGCTGTTGATCAAACATTAATTTGGAGAgcagaaaaattaattctttagaAACTAAGCATATAGACAAGATCTGGGTTGAAACTATCTTAAAATCTCACCGTCTAACTGTTTAATACAgttcaactgcttttttttttttagttatccAGAGTGGGACTTTGCTTCAATATGATTTCCTTTTTGGAAGAATTTAGTAAATACCAAATTTGGTAGTTTCCAGTTTTTTGCATAATGTTATAAACTTATATCCACGAGCAGAGCCAAATCAAACCAAAGTGGTACCCAAgtcctaataaaatttaagacaAGTTGATAAAACACAACTTAAGCTCTCTCAGAAATCTTGGGGAACTAGTAATACAGTAATTTCCGGTGGAAACGGCGCAGCGTTTACATACCAATGAAGTGTTtcagataaattttcttttattagcATATATGGTAAATTCGTTATTTTCAATATGCTTTTTAATGGGCATTTGCTATCATGCTATTCCACGGTTgagtttatcattatttttaagtgcggcatttttaagcatttaaaaaatgtttgacataCGTTTTCCGAGATGCATAGATTTTGCTGATGCGGGGTTTCTACTGGAAATTACTGCAGATAATTGCAATGTATTACACAGCTTAATAGGCTCAATGTCTACAAAGATTTGGCTTGTATAGCTGCCAGGAAGGTCTTTACAATCTActaaaaaacaagcatttttttttcctgttactaatcaataaaatgtttttttgttcaaagttctcatcaatttttcattttttccaacaCTATGCACATTGCACAAAGAGTTTCTTTtggtcaaggttttttttttttaattttgtgcacgTTTTTTTACACCAGAATGCATTAATATATGATCACCATTGTTTTGTTATAtaataatattcaaaataattaaataattttaaaaaacaaaaaaaacatttagtttattTAGGCTTTTATCAGTTTAAATTACATAAATTaatctaaaagttaaaaaagtatAATTGCTATTAAGTCATACTTACTTAATACAAAGTGATGAATTAGATATTTCCCAAAGAAACAACCACTGATAATAGCTATAACCCAGAGAATAACTTTCAAAACACACCAACTCCACTGAGGTGGGTATTTGGTAGCAACAAAGGAGAAAACATTGCCAACTACAGGAATTTCACTTTCTGTATGACTATGAGAAACTGGATCCTCGGCAAACACcaagaaattacaaaatattacaaagtaTGATACAAAGAGGCGAGAGTATGGATGCTGAAAGTAATACCTAGAAGGGAGGAAAAAACATCAAAAGTTACTATCAACTGCTTGAGCTTTCTAAGGATCTTTAAGTTCTGGGAAAATAAAAGATCCTTacaattaatttcatttaaaaattgacaGAAGAATAAAAAGGAAACAAGTTGTTAGCATAAAAAATATACAGTATGGGACACCAATTAAGTAATAACAAAATTGGGAAGACCCAAAACTgttctctaaatatttttttttttccttaattttaagCAGAGGCGGAGAGTAGGGTTTAACTAGTGCGGGGGAATTTTTTTCTAAGAAGGTGAAGACTATTTTAGGATATCTTGAGTgactgggggggagggggggttctaATGTCCTCTTGTGTAAATGGTTTGGAATTATAGTTTTAAAGAAGCCGTTTAAGTagagttttgtcaacgtttggggAATGGAGAGCAAGGGGTTTAGGgttctctcccagaaatttttcaaagtttaaaacattttttaaatgccttttaaaacgttatttcagacTTCTCTTTCATTGAGTAAAGGAGGAAAGAAAGGGTTCGGTGATTCTCccagcattttctttctttttttgaactgatgaaatcccagaacttcctttggggacttcagaaaaaaacattacgatttttttttctaaattaaagttttaaaaaaagcagttttatgcCATCTAGGGGGATTCTCTTCCTGAATTTTTTCCCTCAAACTGGAGTCTTTATAAAGCAAATTTAGGTCATTGAACTTAAAGGAAGGAGGGAGTGCGCTCAAGGATTTCctactggaaaattttcaaaattgaagttttaaaactgaaattttaaacaatatttggcgACATTTATGTTCAGGTAATCTcacccagaatgttttgaaattttgatcttaacgttgaagcaatctttgatgacgaAAATATTGCGCCCCTCTCCCCCCGCAATTGCAGCCACTGATTTTAAGTGTTTCAAATTGTTATCAATCAGCTATTGTTGAAGTGTTTAAATCCTCTTTTTACATTTCATCGATGCCTCGTGTCATGTATAGTATTAGTGTTCTGCTCTAATTGTGCAACATTTTTCATTCCCTTTTagtttatgatgtttttttttattttcctattagtatacaattcaaattatattaagcaaaaatattaagctatttttagtatatatatatatgtatcatttatttattgtatcaaTCTGTATATTTaattacacaaaataaaaattaacatctGCGGATGACACACcgatgcaaattatttcaaactttttttaatcacACAAAAGTATGCTTACATTGGGATTGAATAAGGGGGGGAGGATAAATTTggcttaaacattaaaaaaatacacaaaaacgtGCCTACCATTGCTCAAGATGATCACTTTAGCTATTATTTGAGTCAAGATCTAAAATCTAGAAAGGTTGCTTTCCCGATTGTTGGAGATTTAGAGTCTCATACTGCaacaactaatttaaaaaatacttatacgATGAAAAAGGATGAAAGATCTATCTTAAAAGGATAAAAATGTGGTGCAATCCACGAAAGCGATGTTAACTTGCATTGCAAGGCTCATATAGATTCGAACAACCATGTGGAGCAAGTAACTCAACTTATGGATTTTCACTCCATGACTTCCACTTAGCGATCCAtggagcaaaattaaaaattcagtgcTATCTGTCCAAATTAGCAGCTTTCGGTTTTGAACCAGTTTTGCAACGCATGTTCATTTTAATCTGCAGATGACTTTAGAAGTTGACCAACCTCCTCAACAATTTTGAACATAAGGACACAGCTCTGTCCACTAGAACGGTGTAGGAAGATTGTGTATAAAATAAAAGCACTTTTTCCACAACAAAAttcttttgaaacataaattggTCATTCTCATAAAAAGTCATTCTGAATGTGTTAAGTTCATAAAAATTAAAGTGGGTGGAATCAGATGAAACCTTTCATAAAGATAGATACATGTAAGAGctttatgaagaaaatattggtcctgttaaacaaaaaaatatttttaatagcatTATACCTTCAGTATTATAAACTCATTTACGTGTCATTCCCTCACTAGTGAGGGAATGACGAATTCATTAAAATTGGATTCTAGTAGTTATGCCTAACTAATATTTGAGTTCATTCGCACACAAATCTTCTCAAAACAGGAAACTATTTATGATCAGGcagttttcatgcattattttattttatttttctgtaaaaaagtaTGCTTACATTGAGAATCCAAGAAATAGCATTAAGATAATATTCGGCGGGTGCACCAAAAAGTTGGAGGTCAAAAGAAGTATGTGAGTTAAGAGTGTGTGGTCcttcaagcttttttttaaattattttataaaaaagggCTCTATTAAAGGATCTTAACATTACTGGTTTTATTACCTCCAAAAAATGCGGAATATGACCTCAAAAATCAGGACGGATGGCTACCgtagacttttctaattcgaagcTCTATTTTTATGAAACAGGGTGAGAAAAGTCcacttatttgaaatttttagttttgattttcataaaataaatcaatccacacAATAAAATACCTTTTCACTCAAAAAAGTGAAAGGGAAAGGCTCCTATACTTTTGAAAGTGAAGaggctgtcccccccccccccccccccccgcctcataCCAGCCGCCTATGACTAAGATATCTTGCTGTTGAACTGAGGCGACGATACAGTGAAAAAGTCACCAAAGAGTTTTCCATGGCAGTACATTTCAAGTATAATAATAAGCTTCTATTtcaaaccagggttggcaagtttctacCAAGGCGGTTAAAATCACTGGTAGAAACCTGCACggtaaaaaccactttctgccacatttgtcaATCATTGAACACTGACATATAGTAGAAactgcatggaaaaaataattagttgttagccaaaagcacaatttaattacaatattatcacaattcaaaatcaaacgttacattgtttggaccctgcagttgcttttTAGAAAAGgtagtttcaaaaatccaaagtttctcaatttaatatgcacaaacgagaaactttagaatattcttgcaataGAAGAGCTAGcgggcaatgcatcaaggaaaaGCAACATTCCTGAAACTTTCAtgtattgtatattttttcaaactggtccaatatgtagtaactggggtagtggtaaaaatttgactggaaaaataagtttcaagaaatggggctgtgacattaggtacaaaatctaggttaatattCGCAAGTAAAATTCTAGAACTTTCTTCATGAAGTACATGAtaaatcacaaacaatttagatgaagcatataagtgagcaaattacaatcagtaatgcctgtttaattctgcatatcactcctctttcctaagcaacAATATGATTTTCAtcttttgttagattaatccaaatattacaagcatctgaaattgaaaagttccctttttgaattaaatcaagggcactagcatagtattttatttttttgcaatgatgaaatgaagtttatttttttagtttactgaAACTAATATCATTCAGTAATTGCTTGAGTTATTAAGGACACTGTTTAGTTTTACCGGTTATATAACCAGTTTCTACCACTGGCACAGCAAAACTCGTTTCTGCCCGCAAAAAGCCAAACCTGTTTCAAACGCAATTTTTTGGGCGAGGGGGGTGGGGCTAAAAGCAAGGGAggccaaaaatacttttaattttaactcAATATGCAATGCACAATTAAGGAATTAATCAGAAAAAGGACAAATCAGaaacagatgctaaaagattgctgcctTAAATGTAGAACCGGGAGAAATGGACAAAAAATGGGAGTCGTCCATGAAAAATGGGACAGTTGGCAAgtcgaggggggaggggggtagtcAATGcctctttatctcaaagttttcattgggtgcCGAACTCTTAAAAAAACAGTGAGAACTTCTCCCACTGTCTTCTTAAGAGTTTgagacccaatgaaaacttcgtgGGAATTGGTAATGgactcgaactatcaataacttgAAGGTTTAAGTCGATCTTTTGGGGATTTGAGCTATAGATTGAGGTCTCATTGACTGTATTTGGATTCATTACACACATAAACTGAACGAAATTTAAtaggcaaaagactcctttatatatttatatcagattttaaaaataacgcAATCACCTAAAGTCTTTCTCTATGTAAAAATTTTGGACTGTGTGGTGTTCAGATTCTCCAATAGAGTTCCGTGAGTAATAATCCGTATCAGAATATCCACCATCTCTTTCCAATTTCAACTTCTCTGGAGGAAGCGGACTTACAACCAATCGTGGTTCATGTTTATATTTTGGTGTGAATGGATGATGATTAGGAGGCAAACGTGGTGATGTATAATGTCTGTTCCAATGATCTGCGATCTGCTCATTCTTAGAACTGATGAAAGCTTGGCAATAACGCTCTTCTAATACGGAAGCACAGGATCTCGCGACTGGAGGTGGCGGTGATTGTTGAGGACACACAGATGTTGGTGCTGGTTGGGTAAGTATTGGTGCAGGAGTATCAGTTAAACTAGTTGACAGTGAGCTTTTGGCACTATCATCAATGTATTTGATATCCTCCAAATGAACTTCCAATGCTGTTCCTGCAGGTTGCAATTCAACTGGtaagttgatttttggtacacaaTCTTTTGATGTTTTATCCTCCTTCTCTTGCCGACTTTTAGCGGAGTTATCAGACTTTGGTTGCCTAGTTTTTTGACAAACTTTAAGGCTATTCCAAGGTCTGATAAATTCACTTTGGGCTCCAAACTGTGTCGTGGATCCTTCATATTGCAATCGAGAACAGCGTTCTTCAATGCTTTGAATTACTTGAGCAGTAGTTTTTTCCCAAGCATTTTTGTCAACATCTAACAAGGTATCACCTGAATTGTCTTCGCCATCCATTGAACACTACGCACATGTTATAAGGAAATCTTGCTAAATGTCATTGAGAaagaatttaaatatattttcatcatgATTTCTTCAACTTCCATGATCTTTTTTCCTCGTATAGAAAGTCGAGAAACACATATCTCATGCCCTGAAAGAaaaatttggaagtaaatacatttttcgGTAAAAagtcaacaataaaaaataacatattacCTCACATAAGTCAGTTTTCCACAAAAATCGAGGGTTACCAGAGCCGTTCAATGTGGTGGAACAAgatatttttcaatatgttttgttttataaatgcaaataaaacaagctagaaattttatttttgatggcAACAGTAAGGATTAATCCTAAGAATTCCATAGAACATTGAacctattgtttttaaataaaataatttatgccTGTGACTGAATGGGACTTGTATAGGTCCCAATTCGTCAAGGGCACTTTATTGTATgtcgttcaattattttcttcgaaCTGAGTTAGCAACTTTTGATGTTCTACATAGTTGttatcagggtttgaaaatatcatgacattttcgaaaatattgcaaatatccgatattttgatatatatcggatattttgatatgtatccgatattttcaatcagcacaaactaaagtcttcaaaatagtaaatgcatcctcaaatcactctttattttcttatattgttgtTATAATATGTagacttataaaaaaattttgaaaaaaaaatagaaccgactttaaaattgctctaaaaagtgaaaaataattttattctttaaacaccatcgataatacttttaaacataatttttgaagttggcgcaaaaacgatcgataaaatcattcacagccataactcaactacaagtataaatttaaccaggtccagtttcttcactaccacatgcattacgcattgatgacagcatatttgagtaacgatataaatgtttcgttcctaactttggatgattttttgataaaaatatgaacgaagcatggttacaatggattttactttttgtttttgcgccaacttcaaaaattatgtttaaaagtattatcgatggtgtttaaagaataaaattatttttcactttttagagcaattttgaagttggttctatttttttttcaaaatttttttatttcattcttcaagaagttcggctctatatcactgtattgctttagaaaagcctttattcaaaattatcattacaattactattaatgttactgtaatatggcaccaaacttttataacaatgagtttcatattgtcgagtagatgaagatagcgaagacaatgtgaaagctaaATGAAGCGAATattcgttagtctcaactcgagatctttattcagaaccacgaatgaacgttacatctccttgtATACAACTCAGGGAGATTAAAgggaaggagataaatctttactatgcagaagtggcaacgtttgttcactttttccagagggcgctgtatgtgcaccgctcccgtcaatcgcagcagatcaatgtaaatgatgctaagtttctcatttttttagaggcagctattaaagcaaaataaagaaaaaactgctggaaattggttgtaataaggggccaatatagtggacgatgtacggctttcgtctacaggaagttagcacagtattttgatggaaaaatttattttatttttcatcaccaacttgccgaattcgtctgctattaatgttgcgctgtgcgatgttttattttttacgagtgtgaatgtttctattcctgaaaataattgacgaaatgagaatgtagtagaattaattacgtaaatacttttttaaattagttgtaaatttcgtgacatgcttcgagaactaattaaagcgaaacaattttttgttttcaccaccttgaacagaaaaaaataaatgttaatgttctattcacttaacttcaagctgatattgattgtaataattttattcacatgtttactcactgcttaaacagaattgtagaattgttatcattatttttttattattattgcatttttttctacaaccaaatcagaaaaaaatcgggaaatctttttcatttaaaaaatacacatgcttattttcaacagaaaaccccacaaactatctcaaaaaagcgttccaaggtataattttttttgaatgaataaggtttctcgattttttttttccatttggttgtcgaaaaaaatgcaatctgtttaagcagtgagtaaacacgtgaataaaattattataattaatatcagcttgaagttaagtgaatagaacattaacatttatttttatctgttgaaggtcgtgaaagcaaaaaattatttcgctttaattagttctcgaaacatgtcatgaaatttacaactaattataaaaaagatttacgtaattaattcgactacattctcatttcgtcaattatttacaggaatagaaacattccaactcgtaaaaaataaaacatcgcacagcgcaatattaatagcagacgaattcggcaagttggtgatgaaaaataaaataaatttttccatcaaaatactgcgctaacttcctgtggacgaaagccgtacatcgtccactatattgtccccttattacaaccaatttccagtagttttttttctttttttgctttaatagctgcctctaaaaaaatgagaaacttagcatcatttacattgatctgctgcgattgtcgggagcgatgcacatacagcgccctctggaaatagtgaacaaacgttgccacttttacactagcaatcccgtaggacatttctctccttcttcctactccgtgatacaacttgagaaagtgctggaactttccagacttggaaagatacagaaattaatagaacattcgagaaaataccggaaacagtagaaacgaaattttagtaaaattcactttgtcctagtcgggatttgaacccgggacgcTAGTGTGGGATgagagaattctaccactgagccaccgttatccatggATGAAAAGTGcaaacttcgctacaatatcattttaattatttaataaggaaattgcataaaatttactgttttttgcccataacttttttctaaagaacaaatatggtcaaacaaagtaatgggacctaagttgagccatcccctatccattaaaaaaagaatcatcaaaatcggttcactagatgagacgctatgagtggacaaacaaaaaaaaaaacatacatacgatatgaactgataaccgcctcctttttgaagtcggttaaaaatgaaggATTCTATCATAATGTACatctaattatttcatttaacattagctgttttattcatttctcttctgttagctacttttacagttatatgcattagtcggtgcacagaaCAGTCATATGActgttttttttctgaccaatgtttaacatttaattaggcaCATTTAATATGAATCAAaactgttacattactaataattttatgaatataaaataaacgagctgatgtgtgcatcacatgacttcctttcacctcaatttaatgtcatttccccattattggcatttttaatgtgattcaatagttttctctctaaatatcaccaacagtggccaaattgaaaccagatttttaaaaaaaaatcgccaaatttgtcaccaacctggcgccaaaacttgacgatcaaaatactggcgatatatcgccaagtgtccgccaaattatagcaccacttgagtttacatcgaaattaacaatgatttcccccccaaaaggggcaaaagacctttttagaaacatccaaatgcaaccaaaaggggaggtgcacaactaaacccctctaggaatctacgtaccgaatttcaactttctaggacataccgttcttgagttatgcgacatacatacgcacacatgcACAtccatg from Uloborus diversus isolate 005 chromosome 5, Udiv.v.3.1, whole genome shotgun sequence encodes:
- the LOC129222375 gene encoding transmembrane protein 117-like, which encodes MDGEDNSGDTLLDVDKNAWEKTTAQVIQSIEERCSRLQYEGSTTQFGAQSEFIRPWNSLKVCQKTRQPKSDNSAKSRQEKEDKTSKDCVPKINLPVELQPAGTALEVHLEDIKYIDDSAKSSLSTSLTDTPAPILTQPAPTSVCPQQSPPPPVARSCASVLEERYCQAFISSKNEQIADHWNRHYTSPRLPPNHHPFTPKYKHEPRLVVSPLPPEKLKLERDGGYSDTDYYSRNSIGESEHHTVQNFYIEKDFRYYFQHPYSRLFVSYFVIFCNFLVFAEDPVSHSHTESEIPVVGNVFSFVATKYPPQWSWCVLKVILWVIAIISGCFFGKYLIHHFVLNRFFRLKMFRDEQGTWMIMFLTSLMFIYMFSKIYNWFLQAGHPQFDIYRINLHMGITNANFMKAAACGTWVGDFVTAWMVTDMMLQDNLYPNWARPYRVFWRSHGRIRITIFWAGSVIMTALVVTLIVSDHISWDNLNRDFVATTELSRAFLASFILVMDLLIVMQDWDFPHFVCDLDVKLPGLHAASFKFNLFQKYVNMPDVSIHVTGKWFNYSIIVFVMILDLNMWKNQIFYSPPEYGQYIGPDHKVYSIPDEDIFSSKNYSQWTYEIRSTQIDPATNRTLLEGDISMNSRYLGYPLSVKGMAFMPSLIGFAMFGILTYLYGRFAPPAERQTYGRGRKRKREVPRSSWRRERGNRCTHYLIHNKDKYPEEKKKGNQLAELIVAWEENVGATKQCEKPL